In a genomic window of Variovorax paradoxus:
- a CDS encoding CoA transferase gives MSDTSSSRPLPLAGVRVLDVSQVMAGPYACMLLADLGADVIKIEPPQGGDQTRGAMGFKLKGTDSMGFLNMNRNKRSIALDLKSDSGREVLYKLVAQADILVENYRPGVMKRLRTDYETLSAINPRLVYVSISGFGQTGPWAGRPGFDLMAQAMSGIMSVTGHPDGPPAKAGVPVADIGCALFATYGMLSAYIGAKATGRGQYVDASLFDSALAFSIWDISEYWGTGREPEQLGTANRMSAPYQAMKAADGHFVMGATNQKLWQMLCATLERPDLLDDARFATVSLRLANRHALIESLERSFAQRGCEHWIDRLLSVGIPAGPILSYPEAFESEHGRHRRMRIEIDHPVEGKVPNIGFAVKMGGTPQQVRRAPPLLGQHTAEVLAELGIDAPAQRELAAAGAFGS, from the coding sequence ATGAGCGACACCTCCTCCTCCCGTCCCCTCCCCTTGGCCGGCGTGCGCGTGCTCGACGTGAGCCAGGTCATGGCCGGCCCCTATGCCTGCATGCTGCTGGCCGACCTCGGCGCCGACGTCATCAAGATCGAGCCGCCGCAGGGCGGCGACCAGACGCGCGGCGCCATGGGCTTCAAGCTCAAGGGCACGGACAGCATGGGCTTCCTCAACATGAACCGCAACAAGCGCTCGATCGCGCTCGACCTCAAGTCCGACAGCGGGCGCGAGGTGCTCTACAAGCTGGTGGCGCAGGCCGACATCCTGGTGGAGAACTACCGCCCCGGCGTGATGAAGCGGCTGCGCACCGACTACGAGACGCTCAGCGCGATCAACCCGCGGCTGGTCTACGTCAGCATCTCGGGCTTCGGCCAGACCGGGCCCTGGGCCGGCCGGCCGGGCTTCGACCTGATGGCGCAGGCGATGTCGGGAATCATGAGCGTGACCGGCCATCCCGACGGCCCGCCCGCCAAGGCCGGCGTGCCGGTGGCCGACATCGGCTGCGCGCTGTTCGCCACCTACGGCATGCTGTCGGCCTACATCGGCGCCAAGGCCACGGGACGCGGCCAGTACGTCGATGCCTCGCTGTTCGATTCCGCGCTGGCCTTCTCGATCTGGGACATCAGCGAGTACTGGGGCACCGGCCGCGAACCCGAGCAGCTCGGCACCGCCAACCGCATGAGCGCGCCCTACCAGGCGATGAAGGCGGCCGATGGCCACTTCGTGATGGGCGCCACCAACCAGAAGCTATGGCAGATGCTGTGCGCCACGCTGGAGCGGCCCGACCTGCTCGATGACGCGCGCTTCGCGACGGTGTCGCTGCGCCTGGCGAACCGGCACGCGCTCATCGAGAGCCTCGAGCGCAGCTTCGCGCAACGAGGTTGCGAACACTGGATCGACCGGCTGCTGTCCGTGGGCATCCCGGCCGGGCCGATCCTCAGCTACCCCGAGGCCTTCGAGAGCGAGCATGGCCGGCACCGCCGCATGCGCATCGAGATCGACCATCCGGTGGAAGGCAAGGTGCCCAACATCGGCTTCGCGGTGAAGATGGGCGGCACGCCGCAGCAGGTGCGGCGCGCGCCGCCGCTGCTCGGGCAGCACACGGCCGAGGTGCTGGCCGAGCTCGGCATCGATGCGCCGGCGCAGCGCGAACTGGCCGCGGCCGGAGCCTTCGGGTCATGA
- a CDS encoding 2Fe-2S iron-sulfur cluster binding domain-containing protein has protein sequence MKVRLEPSGLVFETEAGTSVLKAAEAAGIEMPSSCRNGTCRTCICQLLEGEARHTIEWPGLSAEEKAERWILPCVAEALGDIAIDAPQAFSLFGDA, from the coding sequence ATGAAGGTCCGCCTCGAGCCCTCGGGCCTGGTCTTCGAGACCGAGGCCGGCACCAGCGTGCTGAAGGCCGCCGAGGCGGCCGGCATCGAGATGCCGAGCTCGTGCCGCAACGGCACCTGCCGCACCTGCATCTGCCAGTTGCTCGAGGGCGAGGCACGCCACACCATCGAATGGCCGGGCCTGAGCGCCGAGGAAAAGGCCGAGCGCTGGATCCTGCCCTGCGTGGCCGAGGCGCTCGGCGACATCGCGATCGACGCGCCGCAGGCCTTCTCGCTGTTCGGCGACGCCTGA
- a CDS encoding LysR family transcriptional regulator: MKPNQLHAFVAVVEQMSIRAAARVLGISQPAVTKIVRELEREVDAPLVERSVKGVRLTPFGEAFAPRARMLLADMQRAREEIAQIRDGLTGRVALAVSTSFAQTILPAAFKDFHGRLPAVDVQFSEAVLPWMLARLREGSLDFAVAHVVPGRLDPQFEAIELFPVKLVVGLRERHPLRASRSMAELATAEWILPGDDHFSGRESISALLPLGLPAPQRVIQGHSVTVALSLVGQMDLIGLFVEPLAALSFKRHGIRRVDVVETLPTLNVCVVKRRGQLLTPAAQHFVECIQRASARAVAA; encoded by the coding sequence ATGAAACCCAACCAGTTGCACGCCTTCGTCGCGGTGGTCGAGCAGATGAGCATCCGCGCGGCGGCGCGCGTGCTCGGCATCTCGCAGCCCGCGGTGACCAAGATCGTGCGCGAGCTCGAGCGCGAGGTCGACGCGCCGCTGGTCGAGCGCAGCGTCAAGGGCGTGCGGCTCACGCCCTTCGGCGAGGCCTTCGCGCCGCGCGCGCGCATGCTGCTGGCCGACATGCAGCGCGCGCGCGAGGAGATCGCGCAGATCCGCGACGGGCTCACGGGCCGGGTCGCGCTGGCCGTCAGCACCTCGTTCGCGCAGACCATCCTGCCGGCGGCCTTCAAGGACTTCCATGGCCGGTTGCCGGCCGTCGACGTGCAGTTCAGCGAGGCGGTGCTGCCCTGGATGCTGGCGCGGCTGCGCGAGGGCTCGCTCGATTTCGCGGTGGCCCATGTGGTGCCGGGCCGGCTCGATCCGCAGTTCGAGGCCATCGAGCTGTTTCCGGTGAAGCTGGTGGTGGGACTGCGCGAGCGCCATCCGCTGCGCGCGAGCCGCTCGATGGCCGAGCTCGCGACCGCCGAGTGGATCCTGCCGGGCGACGATCACTTCAGCGGCCGCGAATCGATCTCGGCGCTGCTGCCGCTGGGCCTGCCGGCGCCGCAGCGCGTGATCCAGGGCCACTCGGTCACGGTCGCGCTGTCGCTGGTCGGGCAGATGGACCTGATCGGCCTGTTCGTCGAGCCGCTGGCCGCGCTGAGCTTCAAGCGCCACGGCATCCGGCGCGTGGACGTGGTCGAGACGCTGCCGACGCTCAATGTCTGCGTGGTCAAGCGCCGCGGCCAGTTGCTGACGCCGGCCGCGCAGCACTTCGTCGAATGCATCCAGCGCGCCTCGGCGCGCGCGGTCGCGGCCTGA
- a CDS encoding GNAT family N-acetyltransferase, with translation MSDHEVRPATMRDAKAIAEVHAAAAKAAYEGILPEEELRALALASREAKWREAIEFSEPQVHVAELDGKVVGFVGFDRSRDPKTPSTAGEIWALYVRPEHWDKGIGVALWDAAREGLEEEGCTTVTIWVPIRNDRAMRFHELAGFKREMKTAKTTQIGSVRIEEIRLKRNVA, from the coding sequence ATGTCCGACCACGAAGTTCGCCCCGCCACGATGCGCGATGCCAAGGCCATCGCAGAAGTCCACGCCGCCGCCGCCAAGGCTGCCTACGAAGGCATCCTGCCCGAAGAGGAGCTGCGCGCGCTGGCGCTCGCCTCGCGCGAGGCCAAGTGGCGCGAAGCCATCGAGTTCAGCGAACCGCAGGTCCATGTGGCCGAGCTCGACGGCAAGGTCGTCGGCTTCGTCGGCTTCGACCGCTCGCGCGATCCCAAGACCCCGTCCACCGCGGGCGAGATCTGGGCCCTCTACGTCCGTCCCGAGCACTGGGACAAGGGTATCGGCGTCGCCCTCTGGGACGCCGCGCGCGAGGGCCTCGAGGAAGAGGGCTGCACCACGGTCACCATCTGGGTGCCGATCCGCAACGACCGCGCGATGCGCTTCCACGAGCTGGCCGGCTTCAAGCGCGAGATGAAGACCGCCAAGACCACGCAGATCGGCAGCGTGCGCATCGAAGAAATCCGCTTGAAGCGCAACGTGGCCTGA
- a CDS encoding M14 family metallopeptidase, which produces MTALTHSTAATRHFSGTYVEARAKFLEAAHARGASIESFVNEAHRGALGEELATDVALLGTIDAKKLLLVTSGTHGPEGFCGSGTQVATLHDEDLLARLQQAGVALLLVHAVNPHGFSHLHRTNEDNIDLNRNHIDFGAPLPVNAEYTDVEPLVLPASWPPTPADEAAVAAYIEKHGMRAFRAAVTKGQYVSPDGLFYGGTAPSWSNRTIRSILRKYAASATHIGWIDVHTGLGPYGHGEKIYPGRNTPEDLAMAHAWWGADVFAPFAGDSASADVSGPVISTAYDECPNARIAPMGLEFGTLPDNEVLTRLRADTWLRRHPEASDAQQREIRRQLRDAFYCDNDEWKGMVLGQARVVLLQTLQGLRKA; this is translated from the coding sequence ATGACCGCTCTCACCCACAGCACCGCCGCCACGCGGCATTTCTCGGGCACCTATGTCGAGGCCCGCGCCAAGTTCCTCGAAGCCGCGCACGCCCGCGGCGCTTCAATCGAATCCTTCGTCAACGAGGCCCACCGCGGCGCGCTCGGCGAGGAACTCGCGACCGACGTCGCGCTGCTCGGCACCATCGATGCGAAGAAGCTGCTGCTCGTGACCTCGGGCACGCACGGCCCCGAAGGCTTCTGCGGCTCGGGCACGCAGGTCGCGACCCTGCACGACGAGGACCTGCTCGCGCGCCTGCAGCAGGCCGGCGTGGCGCTGCTGCTGGTGCATGCCGTCAACCCGCACGGCTTCTCGCACCTGCACCGCACCAACGAGGACAACATCGACCTCAACCGCAACCACATCGACTTCGGCGCGCCGCTGCCGGTGAATGCCGAGTACACCGATGTCGAACCGCTGGTGCTGCCCGCGAGCTGGCCGCCCACGCCGGCCGACGAGGCGGCCGTGGCCGCCTACATCGAGAAGCACGGCATGCGCGCCTTCCGCGCCGCCGTCACCAAGGGCCAGTACGTCTCGCCCGACGGCCTGTTCTACGGCGGCACCGCGCCTTCGTGGAGCAACAGGACCATCCGGTCGATCCTGCGCAAGTACGCGGCCTCGGCCACGCACATCGGCTGGATCGACGTGCACACGGGCCTGGGCCCCTATGGCCACGGCGAGAAGATCTACCCGGGCCGCAACACGCCCGAGGACCTGGCCATGGCCCATGCCTGGTGGGGCGCCGACGTGTTCGCGCCCTTCGCGGGCGACTCGGCCTCGGCCGACGTCTCGGGCCCGGTGATCTCGACCGCCTACGACGAATGCCCGAACGCGCGCATCGCGCCCATGGGCCTGGAGTTCGGCACCCTGCCCGACAACGAGGTGCTCACGCGCCTGCGCGCCGACACCTGGCTGCGCCGCCATCCCGAAGCCTCCGACGCACAGCAGCGCGAGATCCGCCGCCAGCTGCGCGATGCCTTCTACTGCGACAACGACGAGTGGAAGGGCATGGTGCTGGGGCAGGCGCGCGTGGTGCTGCTGCAGACCCTGCAGGGCCTGCGCAAGGCCTGA
- a CDS encoding MFS transporter, whose protein sequence is MSPTRPAHSAASRRQTIVATTIGNGLEFFDFTVYGFLALVIGKLFFPTFSGYGQLLLTVATFGVGFIMRPLGGIVIGAYADRAGRKKAMTLTIFLMALGCAVIAFTPTYASIGVAAPVLIVLARLIQGFSAGGEVGASTTLLVEHATPQNRGYMASWQFASQGLGVMLGAVVVGALTFTLSPENMQSWGWRVPFVLGMLIAPVGMYIRRHLEESLQIAPESASAPRRESSLKIVCSQHGKTVLAAILALVGGTTAAYVVTFYMPTYAVRELGLTPSVALFGAALTGLISFAFAPFVGLLSDRVGRKPLILWSRVFLVVLIYPGFLWLNASPTPAVLFIVLGVLSLGLVGQTVPGITMLPEMFPKAVRASGMSLVYSVGVALFGGFAPFISTWLLNATGSKLAPAWYLVVMTLVSLLGLLWLRDHTGRDIDAAGAHA, encoded by the coding sequence ATGAGCCCCACCCGTCCCGCGCACAGCGCCGCCAGCCGGCGCCAGACCATCGTCGCCACCACCATCGGCAACGGCCTCGAGTTCTTCGACTTCACCGTCTACGGTTTCCTCGCGCTGGTGATCGGCAAGCTGTTCTTTCCCACCTTCAGCGGCTACGGCCAGCTGCTGCTCACGGTCGCGACCTTCGGCGTCGGCTTCATCATGCGGCCGCTCGGCGGTATCGTGATCGGCGCCTATGCCGACCGCGCGGGCCGCAAGAAGGCCATGACCTTGACCATCTTCCTGATGGCGCTCGGCTGCGCGGTGATCGCCTTCACGCCCACCTACGCGAGCATCGGCGTCGCGGCGCCGGTGCTGATCGTGCTGGCGCGGCTGATCCAGGGCTTCTCGGCCGGCGGCGAGGTCGGTGCTTCCACCACGCTGCTGGTGGAGCACGCCACGCCGCAGAACCGCGGCTACATGGCGAGCTGGCAGTTCGCGAGCCAGGGCCTGGGCGTGATGCTCGGCGCGGTGGTGGTGGGCGCGCTCACCTTCACGTTGTCGCCCGAGAACATGCAGAGCTGGGGCTGGCGCGTGCCTTTCGTCCTCGGCATGCTGATCGCGCCGGTGGGCATGTACATCCGCCGCCATCTCGAGGAATCGCTGCAGATCGCGCCCGAATCGGCCAGCGCGCCGCGCCGCGAGAGCAGCCTCAAGATCGTCTGCTCGCAGCACGGCAAGACCGTGCTGGCCGCCATCCTCGCGCTGGTCGGCGGCACGACGGCCGCCTACGTCGTCACCTTCTACATGCCGACCTACGCGGTGCGCGAGCTCGGCCTCACGCCCTCGGTGGCGCTGTTTGGCGCCGCGCTCACCGGCCTGATCTCGTTCGCCTTCGCGCCCTTCGTGGGCCTGCTGTCGGACCGCGTGGGCCGCAAGCCGCTGATCCTGTGGAGCCGCGTCTTCCTCGTGGTGCTGATCTACCCGGGCTTCCTCTGGCTCAATGCCTCGCCCACGCCCGCGGTGCTGTTCATCGTGCTCGGCGTGCTGAGCCTGGGCCTCGTGGGCCAGACCGTGCCCGGCATCACGATGCTGCCCGAGATGTTCCCGAAGGCGGTGCGCGCCAGCGGCATGTCGCTGGTCTACAGCGTGGGCGTGGCGCTGTTCGGCGGCTTCGCGCCCTTCATCAGCACCTGGCTGCTCAACGCCACCGGCAGCAAGCTCGCACCGGCCTGGTACCTGGTCGTCATGACCCTGGTCTCGCTGCTGGGCCTGCTCTGGCTGCGCGACCACACGGGCCGCGACATCGACGCCGCCGGCGCGCACGCCTGA
- a CDS encoding DUF2164 domain-containing protein has translation MTIEISRELRQQAITSIERYFRENMEEPIGNVAAGALLGFFIEEIGPTIYNKAVADVQERLQARVSEVDLEVHEDEFRYWHKFDKQKKGR, from the coding sequence ATGACCATCGAGATTTCGCGCGAGCTGCGCCAGCAGGCCATCACCTCGATCGAGCGCTATTTCCGCGAGAACATGGAAGAGCCGATCGGCAACGTCGCCGCCGGCGCGCTGCTCGGCTTCTTCATCGAGGAGATCGGCCCCACGATCTACAACAAGGCCGTGGCCGACGTGCAGGAGCGGCTGCAGGCGCGCGTGTCCGAGGTCGACCTCGAGGTGCACGAGGACGAGTTCCGCTACTGGCACAAGTTCGACAAGCAGAAGAAGGGGCGGTAG
- a CDS encoding DUF808 domain-containing protein, whose amino-acid sequence MASSLLLLLDDIATVLDDVSVLTKVAAKKTAGVLGDDLALNAQQVTGVKADRELPVVWAVCKGSLVNKAILVPAALAIGTWLPWLVTPLLMVGGAFLCFEGCEKLAHKFLHKEQHAADTARHEQAVADAAVDVVAVEKDKIKGAVRTDFILSAEIIAITLGTVQGQPFTTQLSVLVGIALIMTVGVYGLVAGIVKLDDAGLYLSQRGSAAVRGLGRALLAGAPWLMKGLSIAGTAAMFLVGGGILVHGVPALGHAVEAWAATSGVFGTLGSMLVNAGVGIVAGAVVLAVVELVKKLRR is encoded by the coding sequence ATGGCCTCCAGCCTGCTCCTGCTGCTTGACGACATCGCGACCGTGCTCGACGACGTATCGGTTCTCACCAAGGTCGCCGCGAAAAAGACAGCCGGGGTGCTCGGCGACGACCTCGCGCTCAACGCGCAGCAGGTCACCGGGGTCAAGGCCGACCGCGAACTGCCCGTGGTCTGGGCGGTTTGCAAGGGCTCGCTGGTCAACAAGGCGATCCTGGTGCCGGCCGCGCTGGCCATCGGCACCTGGCTGCCCTGGCTGGTCACGCCGCTGCTGATGGTGGGCGGCGCCTTCCTGTGCTTCGAGGGCTGCGAGAAGCTGGCCCACAAGTTCCTGCACAAGGAGCAACACGCGGCCGACACCGCGCGCCACGAGCAGGCCGTGGCCGATGCCGCGGTCGACGTGGTGGCGGTCGAGAAGGACAAGATCAAGGGCGCGGTGCGCACCGACTTCATCCTCTCGGCCGAAATCATCGCGATCACGCTGGGCACCGTGCAGGGCCAGCCCTTCACCACCCAGCTCAGCGTGCTGGTGGGCATCGCGCTGATCATGACCGTCGGCGTCTACGGCCTGGTGGCCGGCATCGTGAAGCTCGACGACGCGGGCCTCTACCTGAGCCAGCGCGGCAGCGCCGCCGTGCGCGGCCTGGGCCGCGCGCTCCTGGCGGGCGCACCCTGGCTCATGAAGGGGCTGTCGATCGCCGGCACCGCCGCGATGTTCCTGGTCGGCGGCGGCATCCTGGTGCACGGCGTGCCCGCGCTCGGCCATGCGGTCGAGGCCTGGGCCGCGACCTCGGGCGTGTTCGGCACGCTGGGGTCGATGCTGGTCAATGCCGGCGTCGGCATCGTCGCGGGCGCGGTGGTGCTCGCGGTCGTCGAACTGGTCAAGAAGCTGCGGCGCTGA
- a CDS encoding tripartite tricarboxylate transporter substrate binding protein encodes MQRRSFTLAAAAALAAPALVRAANEAAPPAGPVKIVVGFAPGGGTDVLARVIGQKLGAMWNVSVVVENKPGATGAIAADYVSKQPPDGNTLLMAHVNSHAIAPALLTGVRYDPRRDFTPLTLVGVTPNMLTCAPAQKARTLPDVVALCRERPGRVSFGSSGIGSAQHLAFEMFKLQAKVDAVHVPYKGSSALIVDLLGGQIDYAFDTMTAATPFVKQGKVIAIAQTRLQRARSHPTVPTLAESGFPGLDAASWYGLVGPRGMAAPMVQRMSEDINRVLALPDIAQRLDEFGAEDAGGSPEKFGAFIASEYAKWGRIVKEAGVRADA; translated from the coding sequence ATGCAACGCAGAAGCTTCACCCTGGCGGCCGCGGCCGCCCTCGCCGCACCGGCACTGGTGCGCGCCGCGAACGAGGCGGCGCCACCGGCCGGCCCCGTGAAGATCGTGGTGGGCTTCGCGCCCGGCGGCGGCACCGACGTGCTGGCGCGCGTCATCGGCCAGAAGCTCGGCGCGATGTGGAACGTCTCGGTGGTGGTCGAGAACAAGCCCGGCGCCACCGGCGCGATCGCGGCCGACTACGTGAGCAAGCAGCCGCCCGACGGCAACACCCTGCTGATGGCGCACGTCAACAGCCACGCGATCGCACCGGCGCTGCTGACCGGCGTGCGCTACGACCCGCGGCGCGACTTCACGCCGCTGACCCTGGTGGGCGTGACGCCCAACATGCTGACCTGCGCGCCAGCGCAGAAGGCACGCACCCTGCCCGACGTCGTGGCCCTGTGCCGCGAGCGGCCGGGCCGCGTGTCCTTCGGCTCCTCGGGCATCGGCTCGGCGCAGCACCTGGCCTTCGAGATGTTCAAGCTGCAGGCCAAAGTCGATGCGGTGCACGTGCCCTACAAGGGCTCGAGCGCCCTGATCGTCGACCTGCTCGGTGGGCAGATCGACTATGCCTTCGACACGATGACCGCCGCCACGCCCTTCGTGAAGCAGGGCAAGGTGATCGCGATCGCGCAGACGCGGCTGCAGCGCGCGCGCAGCCATCCCACCGTGCCCACGCTCGCCGAGTCGGGCTTTCCGGGGCTGGACGCGGCCTCGTGGTACGGCCTGGTCGGCCCGCGCGGCATGGCCGCGCCGATGGTGCAGCGCATGAGCGAGGACATCAACCGCGTGCTGGCCCTGCCCGACATCGCGCAGCGGCTCGACGAGTTCGGCGCCGAGGACGCGGGCGGCAGCCCCGAGAAGTTCGGCGCCTTCATCGCGAGCGAATACGCCAAGTGGGGCCGCATCGTGAAAGAGGCCGGCGTGCGCGCCGACGCCTGA
- a CDS encoding DUF2132 domain-containing protein, translating to MSDAPASPPSPAAPPAQPRNPLHGLTLEAIVTALQAHYGWQQLGELVPVRCFTHEPSVGSSLRFLRKTPWAREKVESLYLFMLREQRRQGTSTPRP from the coding sequence GTGAGCGACGCACCGGCCTCGCCGCCCTCCCCCGCCGCGCCCCCGGCCCAGCCGCGCAATCCGCTGCACGGGCTGACGCTCGAAGCCATCGTGACGGCGCTGCAGGCGCACTACGGCTGGCAGCAGCTGGGCGAGCTGGTGCCGGTGCGCTGCTTCACGCACGAACCCAGCGTGGGCTCTAGCCTGCGCTTCCTGCGCAAGACGCCATGGGCGCGCGAGAAGGTCGAGAGCCTCTACCTCTTCATGCTGCGCGAGCAGCGCCGCCAGGGCACGTCGACGCCGCGGCCATGA
- a CDS encoding enoyl-CoA hydratase/isomerase family protein, producing the protein MDYTRYQTLAITRRGANGSVLDIQMRATNGKLPTAGHDGHRELAEIWRDVSADDSVRCAVLRGEGMGFSGGGDLGMVQDMTADDAIRQRVWREARDLVYNIINCDKPIVSAMHGPAVGAGLVAGLLADISIATRGAKIVDGHTRLGVAAGDHAAIVWPLLCGMAKAKYHLLLCEPVSGEEAERIGLVSLAVDDAELLPRAYEVADRLAAGSQSAIRLTKYALNNWLRQAGPTFDASLALEFMGFAGADVREGVASLREKRAPNFG; encoded by the coding sequence ATGGACTACACCCGCTACCAGACCCTCGCCATCACGCGCCGCGGCGCCAACGGCAGCGTGCTCGACATCCAGATGCGCGCGACCAACGGCAAGCTGCCCACGGCCGGCCACGACGGCCACCGCGAACTCGCCGAGATCTGGCGCGACGTCTCGGCCGACGACTCGGTGCGCTGCGCCGTGCTGCGCGGCGAGGGCATGGGCTTCTCGGGCGGCGGCGACCTCGGCATGGTGCAGGACATGACGGCCGACGACGCGATCCGCCAGCGCGTGTGGCGCGAGGCGCGCGACCTGGTCTACAACATCATCAACTGCGACAAGCCGATCGTGAGCGCGATGCACGGCCCGGCCGTGGGCGCGGGGCTGGTGGCGGGCCTCTTGGCCGACATCTCGATCGCCACGCGCGGCGCGAAGATCGTCGACGGCCACACCCGCCTGGGCGTGGCGGCCGGCGACCATGCGGCGATCGTCTGGCCGCTGTTGTGCGGCATGGCGAAGGCCAAGTACCACCTGCTGCTGTGCGAGCCGGTCAGCGGCGAGGAGGCCGAGCGCATCGGCCTGGTGTCGTTGGCGGTCGACGACGCGGAACTGCTGCCGCGCGCCTACGAGGTGGCAGACCGCCTCGCGGCCGGCAGCCAGAGCGCGATCCGCCTGACCAAGTACGCGCTCAACAACTGGCTGCGCCAGGCCGGTCCCACCTTCGACGCCTCGCTGGCGCTCGAATTCATGGGCTTCGCGGGCGCCGACGTGCGCGAGGGCGTGGCCTCGCTGCGCGAGAAGCGCGCGCCGAACTTCGGCTGA
- a CDS encoding enoyl-CoA hydratase/isomerase family protein yields the protein MSEGSVHLSVTEGIATLVFDRPAARNAMTWSMYQSLAAHCESLAARAGEVRVAVLRGAGGQAFVAGTDIAQFRDFEGGDDGVAYERRIDAGIGLLEALPMPTVAVVEGWAVGGGLAIATACDFRLATPGARFGVPIARTLGNTLSSLNFARLRAAWGLQPVRRMLLLAQILDANEALACGFLEQVCTSEALDGALQSLCARLAALAPVTQAAAKEALRRGTTHGAPDTDDLVRRCYGSADFAEGVAAFTEGRPPAWRGR from the coding sequence ATGAGCGAAGGCAGCGTCCATCTCTCGGTGACGGAGGGCATCGCCACGCTGGTGTTCGACCGGCCGGCCGCGCGCAATGCCATGACCTGGTCCATGTACCAGTCGCTCGCGGCGCACTGCGAATCGCTGGCCGCGCGCGCCGGCGAGGTCCGCGTGGCGGTGCTGCGCGGCGCGGGCGGCCAGGCCTTCGTGGCCGGCACCGACATCGCGCAGTTCCGCGACTTCGAGGGCGGCGACGACGGCGTGGCCTACGAGCGGCGCATCGATGCCGGCATCGGCCTGCTCGAGGCGCTGCCGATGCCGACCGTGGCGGTGGTCGAGGGCTGGGCCGTGGGCGGCGGGCTCGCGATCGCGACCGCCTGCGACTTCCGGCTCGCGACGCCGGGCGCGCGCTTCGGCGTGCCGATCGCGCGCACGCTGGGCAACACGCTGTCGTCGCTGAACTTCGCGCGGCTGCGCGCGGCCTGGGGCCTGCAGCCGGTGCGGCGCATGCTGCTGCTGGCGCAGATCCTCGATGCGAACGAGGCGCTGGCCTGCGGTTTCCTCGAGCAGGTCTGCACGAGCGAGGCACTCGACGGCGCGCTGCAGTCGCTGTGCGCGCGGCTGGCCGCGCTGGCGCCCGTGACGCAGGCGGCCGCCAAGGAAGCGCTGCGGCGCGGCACGACGCACGGCGCGCCCGACACCGACGACCTGGTGCGCCGCTGCTACGGCAGCGCCGATTTCGCCGAGGGCGTGGCAGCCTTCACCGAGGGACGGCCGCCGGCCTGGCGCGGCCGCTGA
- a CDS encoding PepSY-associated TM helix domain-containing protein has product MDAGHAPGHARRVPSHQSRTLAVQWIRRTHGWFGLWGAVLGLLFGFSGIWLNHRNVLKLPQSQERSRAQLALPEPAPATPEAMAIWLQQALRTDGPPRSTRIEPAKPVAWVDRKADPEAPALTQPARWTFNFGGPNEIVQADYWQGNRSVGVATTRNGLVATLTNMHKGGGMPLAWILLVDTLAGSLIFLSLSGVALWLLTHRRRAVGLAVFGVSLATMLAIALSAL; this is encoded by the coding sequence ATGGACGCCGGACACGCCCCGGGCCACGCCCGACGGGTGCCATCGCACCAGAGCCGCACGCTCGCCGTGCAGTGGATCCGCCGCACCCATGGCTGGTTCGGCCTCTGGGGCGCGGTGCTCGGGCTGTTGTTCGGCTTCAGCGGCATCTGGCTCAACCACCGCAACGTGCTGAAGCTGCCGCAGTCGCAGGAACGCAGCCGGGCCCAGCTCGCGCTGCCCGAGCCGGCACCGGCCACGCCCGAGGCGATGGCCATCTGGCTGCAGCAGGCCTTGCGCACCGATGGCCCGCCGCGCTCCACGCGCATCGAGCCCGCGAAGCCGGTGGCTTGGGTCGACCGCAAGGCCGATCCCGAGGCGCCCGCGCTGACCCAGCCCGCGCGCTGGACCTTCAACTTCGGCGGCCCGAACGAGATCGTGCAGGCCGACTACTGGCAGGGCAACCGCTCGGTGGGCGTCGCCACCACGCGCAACGGCCTCGTCGCCACCCTCACCAACATGCACAAGGGCGGCGGCATGCCGCTCGCGTGGATCCTGCTGGTCGACACGCTGGCCGGCAGCCTGATCTTCCTCTCGCTCTCGGGCGTGGCGCTGTGGCTGCTCACGCACCGCCGCCGCGCCGTCGGCCTCGCGGTGTTCGGCGTCTCGCTGGCCACGATGCTGGCGATCGCGCTGAGCGCGCTCTGA